Sequence from the Plasmodium gaboni strain SY75 chromosome Unknown, whole genome shotgun sequence genome:
GAAAGTATTAGTCAAAGGCGCAGCACCAACAAGTACTCCACAATGTTTAAAAGAATTCGAAAGTAGTCCTCCAGATATTGATTGTACCCCCCAATTTCTGCGCTGGATGACCGAATGGGGAGAACACTACTgtaaaaaacaaaaagaGGAGTATGAGAAGGTGAAAGATAAGTGTACGAGTTGTACTGCCACTCCTGCTACTGGTGGTGGAACAGCAACATGTGATAAGGATAAATGCACACAATGTCACCAAGCGTgcaataaatataaagagGAAGTACAAAAATGGCTAAATGATTGGACAAAACAAGAAACAAAATACCAAAAATTATACACC
This genomic interval carries:
- a CDS encoding putative EMP1-like protein — protein: TEENLEKIFTQIYDKLENGKNEKYKDDSATNGEPKYKKLREDWWNTNRKHIWKVLVKGAAPTSTPQCLKEFESSPPDIDCTPQFLRWMTEWGEHYCKKQKEEYEKVKDKCTSCTATPATGGGTATCDKDKCTQCHQACNKYKEEVQKWLNDWTKQETKYQKLYTQAT